A genomic stretch from Candidatus Peregrinibacteria bacterium includes:
- a CDS encoding phosphoglycerate dehydrogenase, which yields MSKKQKISPENIVFLEVDTEDEKTILKAFPQAKIENTVLTDEQIIKKYPNAEVLCIFIYSPITKKVIYGLKNLKLVVTRSVGYNHIDLRAAQERSIPVCNVPDYGSHVIAEHVFAILLSSIRQIGAGEIRVGQKNFDYHGLRGIALQGKTLGIVGMGKIGKNVARIASLGFLMNVIAYDPNPDESLARESHFEYVSLEKIWRKSDIISFHVPLLKNTKHIVNAKTIKKMKDGVILVNTARGGIIDTKALLNGLISGKIAYAALDVLEHEQNIEKDQNLIHHPRVIITPHIAFYADDSMQKMYAEGIMSIHVFLGQGKLFHQVRGL from the coding sequence TCCAAAAAACAAAAAATTTCTCCTGAAAATATTGTATTTCTCGAGGTAGATACAGAAGATGAAAAAACTATTCTCAAGGCTTTTCCTCAAGCAAAAATTGAGAATACGGTTCTTACGGATGAACAAATTATCAAAAAATATCCCAATGCTGAGGTGCTCTGCATCTTCATCTATTCTCCCATTACGAAAAAAGTTATCTATGGACTCAAAAATCTCAAACTCGTTGTGACGAGATCTGTTGGATATAACCACATTGACCTCCGTGCTGCTCAGGAACGAAGTATTCCGGTCTGTAATGTCCCTGATTATGGATCACATGTTATCGCTGAGCATGTTTTCGCAATATTGCTCTCTTCTATAAGACAAATAGGCGCTGGCGAAATTCGCGTGGGGCAGAAAAACTTTGACTACCACGGTCTTCGCGGAATTGCCCTCCAAGGAAAAACTCTGGGAATTGTCGGAATGGGAAAAATCGGGAAAAATGTTGCACGTATTGCCTCGCTCGGATTCCTTATGAATGTCATTGCGTATGACCCGAATCCGGATGAGAGTCTTGCGCGGGAAAGTCATTTTGAATATGTTTCTTTGGAAAAAATATGGAGAAAGAGCGATATCATTTCCTTTCATGTTCCCCTTCTCAAAAATACAAAACACATAGTGAATGCGAAAACTATCAAAAAAATGAAAGACGGCGTTATTCTCGTAAATACGGCGAGAGGTGGCATTATTGATACAAAAGCTCTTCTGAATGGGCTTATCTCTGGAAAAATTGCGTATGCTGCTCTTGATGTTTTGGAACACGAACAAAATATTGAGAAAGATCAGAATCTTATTCACCATCCAAGAGTCATCATCACACCTCATATCGCTTTTTATGCCGATGATTCCATGCAAAAAATGTACGCTGAAGGAATTATGTCCATTCACGTATTTCTAGGTCAGGGAAAGCTTTTTCATCAAGTTCGGGGTCTCTAA